A genomic region of Bactrocera dorsalis isolate Fly_Bdor chromosome 3, ASM2337382v1, whole genome shotgun sequence contains the following coding sequences:
- the LOC105226715 gene encoding LOW QUALITY PROTEIN: alpha-amylase-related protein (The sequence of the model RefSeq protein was modified relative to this genomic sequence to represent the inferred CDS: substituted 1 base at 1 genomic stop codon) gives MLKTNILSYVGLGLLILIAAVKAQHEPHWWAERNTIVHLFEWKWTDIARECERFLAPRGFAGVQVSPVAENVVIAGRPWWERYQPVSYKLITRSGNESEFADMVRRCNAVGVRIYVDVLLNHMAASYDGVVYGTGGSIAYPNAKYFPAVPYTAQDFHSTCDIQDWNDRFQVQNCXLVRLKDLDQSSDRVRAKLLGFLNQLIELGVAGFRVDAAKHVPAEDLKLIYESMHDLNTAHGFARNARPFIYQEVVDYGFEQISKYEYSPLGAVTEFRFSEEIGGAFRGYNQLKWLRNWGTEWSFLPSEHAFVFVDNHDNQREGNNVLTYKNAKQYKMANAFALAYPYGIMRVMSSFDFQDHDQAPPADENEQILSPQFDADGACVNGWVCEHRWRQIYNMVGFKNAVRGTEVSNWWDNDDNQIAFCRGNRGFIAFNGNGWDLKERLHTCLPAGVYCDVISGALVNGKCTSKTVVVDEWGYADIDLGANEFDGVLAIHVNAKLEEHKERKAENMIGMLIKEVYSECHIYYVLQNQLPFIELSETETAFTEKKEKVLSIDSPIAKEEIIVNTPNISNKVAYILDILPESYYLRCDF, from the exons atgcttaaaactaatattttgagTTATGTCGGTCTGGGCTTGCTAATACTCATCGCCGCTGTCAAGGCGCAACACGAGCCACACTGGTGGGCCGAGCGCAATACGATTGTACATCTCTTCGAATGGAAGTGGACGGATATAGCCAGAGAGTGCGAGCGTTTTTTAGCACCGCGCGGTTTTGCCGGCGTACAG GTCTCACCCGTCGCTGAGAATGTAGTGATCGCCGGACGTCCATGGTGGGAACGTTATCAGCCGGTCTCGTACAAACTGATTACACGTTCCGGCAATGAGTCGGAGTTCGCCGATATGGTGCGCAGATGTAACGCTGTTGGCGTGCGTATTTATGTCGATGTGCTGCTCAATCATATGGCTGCCTCGTATGATGGTGTCGTTTATGGTACGGGGGGCTCGATTGCCTATCCAAACGCGAAGTACTTTCCTGCCGTGCCTTATACAGCGCAGGATTTTCATTCGACTTGCGATATACAGGATTGGAACGACCGTTTTCAAGTGCAAAATTGTTAGTTGGTGCGCCTGAAAGACTTGGATCAGAGTAGTGACCGTGTGCGTGCAAAACTGCTGGGATTTCTGAATCAACTCATTGAGTTAGGTGTGGCGGGTTTTCGTGTAGATGCCGCCAAGCATGTGCCGGCGGAAGATTTGAAG ctAATTTATGAGAGCATGCATGATCTCAACACCGCGCATGGTTTCGCGCGCAATGCGCGTCCTTTCATCTATCAGGAAGTCGTCGATTATGGTTTCGAACAGATCAGCAAATATGAGTACAGTCCGCTAGGCGCTGTGACCGAATTTCGTTTCTCGGAAGAAATAGGTGGCGCCTTTCGTGGTTATAATCAACTTAAGTGGCTGCGTAACTGGGGTACCGAGTGGAGCTTCTTACCCTCCGAGCACGCTTTCGTCTTTGTCGATAACCACGATAATCAACGCGAAGGTAACAATGTGCTCACCTATAAAAATGCCAAGCAATATAAGATGGCCAACGCTTTCGCATTAGCCTATCCTTACGGCATAATGCGCGTGATGAGCTCTTTTGATTTCCAAGATCATGATCAGGCACCGCCAGCCGATGAAAATGAGCAAATACTCTCACCGCAGTTCGACGCCGATGGCGCTTGTGTTAATGGTTGGGTGTGTGAGCATCGCTGGCGTCAAATCTATAATATGGTGGGCTTCAAGAATGCAGTGCGCGGCACCGAAGTGTCCAATTGGTGGGACAATGACGATAATCAAATTGCCTTCTGTCGTGGTAATCGTGGTTTTATCGCCTTCAATGGCAATGGATGGGATCTGAAGGAGCGTTTACATACTTGTCTGCCAGCGGGTGTTTACTGTGATGTGATCTCTGGTGCGCTGGTGAACGGGAAATGCACGAGTAAAACGGTGGTTGTGGACGAGTGGGGTTATGCCGACATTGATTTGGGCGCAAATGAGTTCGATGGCGTCTTGGCCATACATGTAAATGCCAAGTTAGAAGAGCACAAGGAGCGCAAGGCAGAAAATATGATAGGAATGCTGATAAAGGAAGTTTATTCCGAGTGTCACATATACTATGTGTTGCAAAATCAATTGCCGTTTATAGAGCTAAGTGAAACCGAAACCGCATTTacggaaaagaaagaaaaagttttgagtATTGACTCTCCAATTGCGAAGGAAGAGATTATTGTGAATACACCAAATATTAGTAATAAAGTGGCATacattttagatattttacCTGAGTCGTATTATTTACGTTGTGACTTCTAG